A single genomic interval of Spinacia oleracea cultivar Varoflay chromosome 6, BTI_SOV_V1, whole genome shotgun sequence harbors:
- the LOC110776222 gene encoding probable disease resistance protein At1g61300, translating to MFLDNGCASLREAQKRKLGFKLTYHVVALVCGVVGILTSMVGSSACFYNSYTTSRNSLAILEQKVRDLKQLLEKIELKFRGNGVLRPDPSEWIRNVNTFLEADRKMDLGGHLHESCINCCLVCKTWKLILNSTRKADKLLKEGEDIEVVGIRRSGSRTTYFFGEDVENISEMIWNEVSQETGVQVVCIHGIAGVGKTVMAAAIHDKALENMEDNFQNVIWISIEYGWVMKDIQEEIGRQLPSDLSDCTDDRVRAERLKAVLTSKKFLLVLDSFPMWQDLNLDHIGLPRSSNSWKLIVASRSYSACIKVRERISATNIIYEIKPLPQDKAWELFEHVAGSNLGRLNDEIIQDTKLAVIDLNGLPSAIEMFAKALKEIPDDNPTRIIDSWKRELVSLSSSGSLLGRKGQEFFNGFKDIFEKLEQVELSCFAYCLLFPKGYIIKAKELIEYWMWEGILGEVSCLEETIGKGREVLHNLSDAHLLEIIDEGKPEESVRMLTVIRFAAMNADVIKSGHHDIIKCGNSVKELPLAKDWPENTQRATFVQNEVCALQNSPDCKFLSTLLMQDNPLDSASHKKFFSKLVNLRVLDLSRTKMKSLPKSLSGLDNLHALLLRDCENLTSLPSLSNLQKLLVLDLSGTPVTELPRGLNNLTNLRRLNLSCTKLQVLQASEVGQLTQLEELLLMCNSGGNLIWGSNKIYSVRRDLCIEEIINLGRLVVLQLNFSDTAVFRKFLHTAKFERNAARQGVTKRRFKFRVGQMYNNCDHVVGDNSLTLIGDHRAPLTKGTAELHLISCAQKLPSLNIYGCLRHLSILDVSDFDYLEYVLTREMLNNLVELKEIRVRRCQKTVSIIKPDAEADIIAVPKLTTLLLCDLPELKSICDWQEVNFPFLEEVKVLNCEIMELPTMGAGERKILIKGYRNWLEREKNSNSSASSVFIYEEIPQPTEIQPSSTSGLPPVPPVQPINCTGLPPVPPVQTVNRTGHTTPGYLDILRGWVVVTFSRAAGDLHTASTSSYAMSEDSALPLAGAGPSEIELNRSRSSRSTN from the exons ATGTTCTTGGATAATGGTTGCGCAAGTCTGAGAGAAGCACAGAAGAGGAAGTTGGGATTCAAGCTAA CTTATCATGTAGTGGCTCTTGTATGCGGCGTTGTGGGAATATTGACGTCTATGGTTGGCTCCTCTGCTTGCTTTTACAATTCATACACAACAAGCAGAAACAGTTTAGCGATACTGGAGCAAAAGGTGAGGGATCTTAAACAATTGCTGGAGAAGATTGAACTGAAGTTTAGAGGGAATGGTGTGCTTAGGCCTGATCCCTCGGAATGGATTAGAAATGTAAATACTTTTTTGGAAGCAGACCGTAAAATGGACCTTGGAGGTCATCTACATGAGAGTTGTATCAATTGTTGTCTTGTGTGTAAGACTTGGAAGTTAATCTTGAACAGTACGAGAAAAGCGGACAAGCTGCTGAAGGAGGGTGAAGATATCGAAGTCGTCGGTATTAGGCGGTCAGGTTCAAGAACGACATATTTTTTTGGAGAGGATGTAGAAAACATCAGTGAAATGATATGGAATGAAGTTTCACAGGAAACAGGAGTACAGGTAGTTTGCATTCATGGAATTGCTGGTGTCGGAAAGACAGTTATGGCAGCAGCAATCCATGATAAAGCATTGGAAAATATGGAGgataattttcagaatgttaTTTGGATAAGCATTGAGTATGGGTGGGTGATGAAGGACATTCAAGAAGAAATTGGAAGGCAGTTACCTTCAGATCTCTCTGACTGTACAGATGATAGAGTCAGAGCTGAAAGATTGAAGGCGGTTCTAACTAGCAAGAAATTTCTCCTGGTTTTAGACAGTTTCCCAATGTGGCAAGATTTGAATCTTGATCATATTGGATTACCACGGTCTAGCAATAGTTGGAAGCTGATAGTTGCTTCAAGAAGTTATTCGGCATGCATAAAAGTCAGGGAGCGTATTTCTGCAACAAATATAATTTATGAAATAAAACCTCTTCCTCAGGATAAGGCTTGGGAATTATTTGAACATGTTGCAGGTTCCAACCTTGGGCGTTTAAATGATGAAATCATCCAGGACACTAAGCTCGCTGTAATTGATCTTAACGGCCTTCCTTCAGCTATTGAAATGTTTGCAAAGGCCCTGAAAGAAATACCTGATGACAACCCTACCAGAATTATTGATTCTTGGAAAAGGGAATTGGTTTCTCTGAGTAGCTCAGGGTCCTTGCTTGGTAGAAAAGGCCAAGAGTTTTTTAACGGTTTCAAAGATATCTTCGAAAAATTAGAACAGGTCGAGTTGTCATGTTTTGCTTATTGTCTGTTATTTCCAAAGGGTTATATCATCAAGGCAAAGGAGCTGATAGAGTATTGGATGTGGGAGGGAATTCTTGGTGAAGTTTCATGTTTGGAAGAAACCATAGGAAAGGGACGGGAAGTATTGCACAATCTCAGCGATGCTCACCTTCTTGAGATCATTGACGAAGGTAAGCCTGAAGAATCCGTCAGGATGCTGACTGTAATCCGATTTGCAGCAATGAATGCTGATGTAATAAAATCAGGTCACCATGACATCATCAAATGTGGAAACTCTGTCAAAGAGCTTCCTTTAGCAAAGGATTGGCCTGAGAATACTCAAAGAGCCACATTTGTTCAGAATGAGGTGTGCGCTTTACAAAATAGTCCTGATTGCAAATTTCTGTCTACTTTGCTTATGCAAGATAATCCCCTAGACTCAGCATCCCACAAAAAGTTCTTTTCAAAGTTGGTTAATCTTCGAGTCCTTGATCTATCTCGAACTAAGATGAAATCTCTACCAAAATCTCTCTCTGGCTTGGATAATCTACATGCACTTCTTCTTCGTGATTGTGAAAACTTAACTTCTCTCCCATCCTTGTCAAATCTCCAAAAATTGCTTGTTCTTGATCTCTCTGGGACACCTGTAACAGAGTTGCCTAGAGGGTTAAACAACTTGACAAACTTAAGGCGTCTGAATCTTTCGTGTACTAAGTTACAAGTACTCCAAGCTTCAGAAGTTGGTCAACTGACACAGTTAGAAGAACTATTATTGATGTGCAATAGTGGGGGAAATCTCATATGGGGGTCGAATAAGATTTATTCAGTTCGGAGAGATCTTTGTATAGAGGAGATCATAAACTTGGGAAGGTTGGTTGTTCTTCAGCTTAACTTCTCTGACACAGCAGTCTTCAGAAAATTTCTGCACACTGCAAAATTTGAGAGAAATGCTGCCAGGCAAGGAGTTACAAAACGCAGATTTAAATTTCGTGTGGGTCAAATGTACAATAATTGTGATCATGTAGTTGGTGACAACAGTTTAACATTAATAGGAGATCACAGGGCTCCTCTTACCAAAGGAACTGCTGAGTTGCACTTGATAAGTTGTGCTCAGAAACTACCCTCACTAAATATTTATGGCTGCTTGAGGCACTTGTCCATTCTGGATGTCTCTGACTTCGATTACCTTGAGTATGTGCTCACAAGGGAGATGCTTAACAACCTCGTTGAGCTGAAGGAGATACGTGTGAGGCGGTGTCAGAAAACTGTATCAATAATAAAGCCGGATGCAGAGGCTGACATTATTGCTGTTCCTAAATTAACAACATTGTTGCTCTGTGATCTACCGGAGCTGAAGAGCATATGTGATTGGCAAGAGGTGAATTTCCCTTTTCTGGAGGAGGTTAAGGTTTTGAATTGTGAAATCATGGAGCTCCCTACGATGGGGGCTGGAGAACGCAAGATTTTAATCAAAGGATACAGGAATTGGCTTGAGAGAGAAAAAAACAGTAATTCAAGTGCCAGTTCTGTCTTCATATATGAAGAAATACCACAGCCTACAGAGATACAGCcttcttctacttcag GACTGCCACCAGTTCCACCGGTACAGCCAATTAATTGTACAG
- the LOC110776220 gene encoding disease resistance protein SUMM2 has translation MLANEVITLGAAIFGLLTSIAGSTACFYNSYKTSRINLSILKVKVQNLEILIQELQQKLNGIDVLKHDPREWISRAREFLETVNISDLESRLNENCVGGQLPNFCSRFGALKSIEESNHGLDVLLDSGKNVSREIKVKGSIQPEVNIVGNARKEIKKRIWEQVSQAETAGIVCIHGMTGVGKTAFAAAIHNKALKELTAFENVIWVNVENGSGLKHIQEELASKLQVHLPGTTVNKETLRSALMQRGRFLLVLDSMWQAFSLHDIGIPEPVAGSKLIVTSKTYSVCRKITKNIKSREIYEIKPLLEAEAWDLFQGEVGPNIVNLESETVSIAQRAVKNLDGLPLAIKLFAETLSEVHDDYGSGIDAAWKDELFSLSRSTSLLGNKSQELFDCFKYSYECFGKTSMSCFIYCTLFPEGYLIKPKELIDYWMWEGLLGPISSLGESMRLGRQTLNELKFAHLLESVKSESGEESLKMINLVRHVAMDAISKSGNHFFIKCGQSLGEFPSAYDWPANTERASLVQNQLRALQNSPDCNKLSTLLLQDNPLNLVHHENFFSKIRNLRVLDLSRTSISSLPKSFSGLTNLHALLLRSCRNLKLLPSLSNLHRLIVIDISETPLEQVPDGLHNLINLRRLDLSKTKIEVFPATVLGKLTEMEELLLITAENGGYVWGSNLIFPQWPGACIEELLDLKKMVVLQLAFLNPEVFNRFVDQVDDQQRAIQLRSFKFYVGGIYSGGDIGDNSVVVMGDCSIRVPRGTSELYLMKHSQELLSLKFDGCMRDLTIVDVSRFDALTYLFTLEMLGSLKSLKKICVKHCKKMKSVIQPAAEANPTSITIPKLTNFKLYDLQNLESIYDGKVLSCPSLHGFEVFNCKKLKLPKVLVGRQNCIIEIVGEKEWIDKVMEDGPSPHLKYTEALVPAELSTPSFRLRRSESFVSFRDTHEDSGRSLGATIPRWHRLFHPFRGSAVFSPAADTLHIASTTSNDAISEVSVLPHAEAGTSQRGFNRTRSSRSD, from the exons ATGTTAG CGAACGAAGTTATCACTCTTGGAGCCGCCATTTTTGGATTATTGACATCTATTGCAGGCTCAACGGCTTGCTTTTACAATTCTTAtaaaacaagtagaatcaatttatcaattttGAAAGTTAAAGTGCAGAATCTTGAGATCTTGATTCAAGAACTTCAACAGAAATTGAATGGGATTGATGTGCTTAAGCATGATCCTCGTGAATGGATTTCTAGAGCGAGAGAATTCCTAGAAACGGTTAATATTTCGGATCTCGAAAGCCGTCTTAACGAGAATTGTGTTGGTGGGCAGCTACCCAACTTTTGCAGCCGATTTGGTGCTCTGAAATCAATTGAAGAAAGTAATCATGGATTGGATGTGCTACTAGACAGTGGTAAAAACGTTTCTCGGGAAATCAAGGTCAAAGGATCTATACAGCCAGAGGTGAACATTGTAGGCAATGctagaaaagaaataaaaaaaaggatatGGGAGCAGGTTTCACAAGCAGAAACAGCTGGAATAGTGTGCATTCATGGTATGACAGGTGTTGGCAAGACAGCTTTCGCTGCAGCAATTCATAATAAAGCATTGAAAGAGTTGACAGCTTTTGAGAACGTAATTTGGGTGAATGTTGAGAATGGATCAGGGCTCAAACATATTCAAGAAGAACTTGCTAGCAAGTTACAGGTACACCTTCCTGGCACTACAGTTAATAAAGAAACTTTGAGGAGTGCTTTGATGCAAAGAGGAAGATTCCTGCTGGTTTTAGATTCTATGTGGCAAGCGTTTTCTCTCCATGATATTGGAATTCCAGAACCAGTTGCTGGCTCAAAGCTGATAGTGACTTCAAAAACTTATTCTGTCTGCAGAAAGATCACGAAAAACATCAAGAGTAGAGAAATTTATGAAATAAAACCACTTTTGGAGGCTGAGGCTTGGGATCTGTTTCAGGGGGAAGTAGGACCTAACATTGTAAATTTAGAAAGTGAAACAGTTTCTATCGCTCAGCGTGCAGTAAAGAATCTTGATGGCCTTCCATTGGCGATTAAGTTGTTTGCTGAAACTCTCAGTGAAGTTCATGATGATTACGGTAGTGGAATCGATGCTGCTTGGAAGGATGAGTTATTTTCATTGAGTAGATCAACATCTCTACTTGGTAACAAGAGCCAAGAGTTATTTGATTGTTTCAAGTATAGCTATGAGTGCTTTGGAAAGACTTCAATGTCATGTTTCATTTACTGTACTTTATTTCCAGAGGGTTATCTGATTAAGCCAAAGGAGTTGATAGACTATTGGATGTGGGAAGGGCTTTTAGGTCCTATTTCATCTCTAGGAGAAAGCATGAGGTTGGGGAGGCAAACATTGAACGAGCTTAAATTTGCTCACCTTCTTGAGAGTGTGAAGAGTGAAAGCGGAGAAGAATCATTAAAGATGATTAATTTGGTTCGACATGTGGCGATGGATGCCATTTCTAAGTCCGGCAATCATTTCTTCATTAAGTGTGGACAATCACTAGGTGAGTTTCCGTCAGCTTATGATTGGCCCGCCAATACCGAGAGAGCCTCACTTGTGCAAAATCAGTTGAGAGCTTTGCAGAACTCTCCTGATTGCAATAAACTCTCTACTTTGCTGCTGCAAGACAACCCCCTGAACTTAGTTCACCATGAGAATTTCTTTTCCAAGATACGCAATCTTCGAGTCCTTGACCTATCCCGTACTAGCATCTCATCCCTACCAAAATCTTTCTCTGGCTTGACAAACCTACACGCACTACTGCTGCGTAGTTGCAGAAACCTGAAACTTCTACCTTCCTTGTCCAACCTTCACAGATTGATTGTGATTGACATCTCTGAGACACCCTTAGAACAAGTTCCTGACGGGTTGCACAACTTGATAAATTTAAGGCGCCTAGATCTTTCTAAAACTAAAATTGAGGTGTTCCCGGCTACAGTACTTGGTAAACTAACTGAAATGGAAGAATTGTTACTGATTACTGCAGAAAATGGTGGTTATGTGTGGGGGTCAAATCTGATATTCCCACAATGGCCAGGTGCTTGTATTGAAGAACTTCTGGACTTGAAAAAGATGGTTGTTCTTCAGCTAGCCTTCTTGAATCCAGAAGTGTTTAATAGATTTGTGGACCAAGTAGATGATCAACAGCGTGCAATTCAACTGCGCAGTTTTAAATTTTACGTGGGTGGTATCTACAGTGGTGGTGATATTGGTGATAATAGCGTAGTAGTAATGGGTGACTGTAGTATTAGGGTTCCCAGAGGAACATCTGAGCTGTACTTGATGAAGCACAGCCAGGAGCTACTCTCACTGAAGTTTGATGGTTGCATGCGCGACTTAACAATTGTGGATGTCTCGAGGTTTGATGCACTGACTTATCTGTTTACACTTGAGATGCTAGGTAGCCTCAAAAGCCTCAAGAAGATATGTGTTAAACACTGTAAGAAGATGAAATCTGTAATACAGCCAGCTGCAGAAGCCAACCCAACTTCTATAACTATTCCAAAGTTAACAAATTTTAAGCTTTATGACTTGCAAAATTTAGAGAGCATCTATGATGGGAAAGTACTGAGTTGCCCGTCTTTGCATGGATTTGAGGTTTTTAATTGTAAAAAACTCAAGCTTCCTAAGGTCTTGGTGGGACGGCAAAATTGTATTATTGAGATTGTAGGAGAGAAAGAATGGATTGATAAAGTGATGGAGGATGGTCCAAGCCCACATTTAAAATATACTGAAGCATTAGTGCCTGCAGAGCTGTCTACTCCCAG TTTTAGGTTAAGAAGGTCGGAGTCGTTTGTCAGCTTCAGGGATACTCATGAAGATAGTGGGAGAAGTCTTG GAGCTACGATTCCCCGTTGGCACAGATTATTTCACCCGTTTAGGGGTAGTGCGGTCTTTTCACCGGCTGCAGACACCCTCCATATTGCCAGCACCACCAGTAACGATGCAATATCCGAGGTTTCTGTTCTTCCACATGCAGAAGCTG GTACATCGCAAAGAGGGTTTAACAGAACCCGCAGCAGTCGCTCTGATTGA